One Owenweeksia hongkongensis DSM 17368 genomic region harbors:
- a CDS encoding superoxide dismutase: MSFELPDLPYSKSALEPYIDAQTMEIHHDKHHAGYTTKLNDAIEGTELEKQSIEDILKNVSKHSGGVRNNGGGYYNHSLFWSIMGPDAGGDPTGDVGAAIDDAFGSYENFKTEFSNAAATRFGSGWAWLIVNGEGKLEVTSSPNQDNPLMDVAEKKGTPILGLDVWEHAYYLKYQNKRPDYISAFFNVINWDEVNRRFAEAK, translated from the coding sequence CTTATTCTAAGTCAGCATTAGAACCATATATTGATGCTCAAACCATGGAAATTCACCATGATAAACATCACGCTGGATACACTACCAAATTGAATGATGCAATTGAAGGCACTGAGCTTGAAAAGCAGTCAATCGAGGATATCCTAAAAAATGTTTCTAAGCATTCAGGTGGTGTGCGCAACAATGGTGGTGGATATTATAACCATAGCTTGTTCTGGAGCATCATGGGCCCTGATGCTGGTGGCGACCCTACTGGTGATGTAGGTGCTGCAATTGACGATGCTTTTGGTTCTTACGAAAACTTTAAAACTGAATTTAGCAATGCAGCCGCTACCCGTTTTGGCTCAGGTTGGGCTTGGCTTATCGTAAATGGTGAAGGAAAACTTGAGGTTACTTCTTCTCCAAATCAAGATAACCCATTGATGGATGTTGCTGAGAAAAAAGGAACTCCAATCTTGGGTCTTGACGTGTGGGAACACGCATACTACTTAAAGTATCAGAACAAACGTCCGGATTATATCTCTGCATTTTTTAATGTGATAAACTGGGAT